From a single Oreochromis niloticus isolate F11D_XX linkage group LG4, O_niloticus_UMD_NMBU, whole genome shotgun sequence genomic region:
- the LOC100690363 gene encoding uncharacterized protein LOC100690363 isoform X2 — MFVVTQSPDVSVMEGETVNITCCWTGTFERVRVNWLKNQTVIKSEINIFQSHGSLKKEAKNCSYFNISNIRTEGSGTYICKVTVEIPSLTESKGSGTIITVREKTNDTDYNNHTDSTPSSSTVIFILRSLPFILLVLIFCCFRNKWTTSQRHDTAAGSESISAHRGDQEEEEGSSERGKVETRL, encoded by the exons ATGTTTGTTGTGACCCAGAGTCCAGATGTTTCTGTCATGGAGGGAGAGACAGTAAACATCACCTGCTGCTGGACAGGAACGTTTGAAAGAGTCAGAGTGAACTGGCTGAAAAATCAAACAGTCATTAAGAGCGAGATCAACATCTTTCAATCTCACGGGTCTCTGAAAAAGGAGGCGAAGAACTGCTcatatttcaacatttcaaaCATCAGAACAGAGGGTTCAGGAACATACATCTGTAAAGTGACTGTGGAGATTCCATCGTTAACTGAGTCTAAAGGAAGTGGGACCATCATCACAGTCAGAGAGAAGACCAATGACACTGACTACAACAACCACACAGACTCCA CTCCTTCATCATCGACTGTCATCTTCATCCTGAGGAGTCTGCCCTTCATTCTTCTTGTTCtcatcttctgctgctttagAAACAAGTGGACCACATCACAGCGTCACGACACAG CTGCTGGGAGTGAAAGCATTTCTGCCCACAGAGGagaccaagaagaagaagaaggaagcaGTGAGAGAGGAAAAGTGGAAACACGGCTGTAG
- the LOC100690363 gene encoding uncharacterized protein LOC100690363 isoform X1 yields the protein MKRCENIKLLLRSLLFTSVCTSCWPVSSGMFVVTQSPDVSVMEGETVNITCCWTGTFERVRVNWLKNQTVIKSEINIFQSHGSLKKEAKNCSYFNISNIRTEGSGTYICKVTVEIPSLTESKGSGTIITVREKTNDTDYNNHTDSTPSSSTVIFILRSLPFILLVLIFCCFRNKWTTSQRHDTAAGSESISAHRGDQEEEEGSSERGKVETRL from the exons AtgaaaaggtgtgaaaacattAAGCTCTTATTAAGAAGTCTGCTTTTCACCTCTGTCTGCACCTCATGTTGGC CTGTTTCATCGGGCATGTTTGTTGTGACCCAGAGTCCAGATGTTTCTGTCATGGAGGGAGAGACAGTAAACATCACCTGCTGCTGGACAGGAACGTTTGAAAGAGTCAGAGTGAACTGGCTGAAAAATCAAACAGTCATTAAGAGCGAGATCAACATCTTTCAATCTCACGGGTCTCTGAAAAAGGAGGCGAAGAACTGCTcatatttcaacatttcaaaCATCAGAACAGAGGGTTCAGGAACATACATCTGTAAAGTGACTGTGGAGATTCCATCGTTAACTGAGTCTAAAGGAAGTGGGACCATCATCACAGTCAGAGAGAAGACCAATGACACTGACTACAACAACCACACAGACTCCA CTCCTTCATCATCGACTGTCATCTTCATCCTGAGGAGTCTGCCCTTCATTCTTCTTGTTCtcatcttctgctgctttagAAACAAGTGGACCACATCACAGCGTCACGACACAG CTGCTGGGAGTGAAAGCATTTCTGCCCACAGAGGagaccaagaagaagaagaaggaagcaGTGAGAGAGGAAAAGTGGAAACACGGCTGTAG